Proteins encoded in a region of the Elaeis guineensis isolate ETL-2024a chromosome 7, EG11, whole genome shotgun sequence genome:
- the LOC105047855 gene encoding uncharacterized protein isoform X1: MAAVPCGHLCRPIHAIHPNFPRPAAGKPARALPNAQHRPSRERKPALGAGRISKWALRSSSSSVEQSPPAPAGPGVVDAEGLVKFLYEDLPHLFDEQGIDRSMYDDRVRFRDPITKHDTIDGYLFNIGLLKVLFRPDFQLHHVRQTGPYEITTRWTMVMRFALLPWKPELVFTGISIMAVNPQTQKFCSHVDVWDSIEKNEYFSLEGLWDVLQQLRIYKTPDLETPKYQILKRTATYEMFSWLQLRKYEPFVVAETKGDKLSGSSGFKDVAGYIFGKNSSMEKIPMTTPVFTQAHDDKLSEVSIQIVLPMNKDFSNLPVPSVEAVSLRKVDGGIMAATKFSGKPTEELVRKKEKELQSALLKDGLEPQQGCLLARYNDPQQTWSCIMRSEVLIWLGEFTLE, encoded by the exons ATGGCCGCTGTACCCTGCGGCCATCTCTGCCGGCCAATCCATGCCATCCATCCAAATTTCCCGCGACCCGCGGCCGGCAAGCCTGCCCGTGCCCTCCCGAACGCCCAACATAGACCTTCCAGGGAACGAAAGCCGGCGCTCGGCGCCGGCCGCATTTCCAAGTGGGCCTTGAGAAGCAGTAGCAGCTCGGTGGAGCAGAGCCCGCCGGCGCCGGCGGGACCGGGTGTAGTCGACGCCGAGGGGCTGGTTAAGTTCTTGTATGAGGACCTGCCCCACCTGTTCGACGAGCAGGGGATCGACCGGTCGATGTACGACGATCGAGTCCGGTTCCGGGATCCCATCACCAAGCACGACACCATCGACGGCTATCTCTTCAACATTGGCCTCCTCAAGGTCCTCTTCAGGCCCGACTTCCAGCTCCATCACGTCAGGCAG ACAGGACCTTATGAGATCACAACAAGATGGACTATGGTAATGAGATTCGCTCTTCTACCATGGAAACCAGAGTTGGTCTTCACAGGAATCTCAATCATGGCTGTCAACCCCCAGACTCAGAAGTTCTGCAGCCATGTG GATGTTTGGGATTCCATAGAGAAGAATGAATATTTTTCATTGGAAGGTCTATGGGATGTTTTACAGCAG CTGCGGATCTACAAGACTCCAGACTTGGAAACACCAAAGTACCAGATATTGAAAAGAACTGCTACTTATGAG ATGTTTTCGTGGCTACAGTTGAGAAAGTATGAGCCTTTTGTGGTGGCTGAGACAAAAGGAGACAAGCTCTCAGGTTCATCTGGATTTAAGGATGTTGCTGG GTATATATTTGGCAAGAATTCCTCGATGGAGAAGATCCCCATGACTACCCCTGTCTTTACTCAGGCTCATGATGACAAATTATCAGAAGTGTCCATCCAGATTGTCTTACCAATGAACAAAGACTTTAGCAA TTTACCAGTCCCTAGTGTGGAAGCAGTCAGCTTGAGAAAGGTGGATGGAGGCATAATGGCAGCAACAAAATTTAGTGGAAAACCCACCGAGGAACTTGTCCGCAAAAAGGAGAAAGAACTGCAGTCTGCGCTACTCAAAGATGGTCTTGAGCCTCAACAAGGTTGCTTGCTTGCGCGTTATAATGATCCTCAGCAAACATGGAGCTGTATAATG AGGAGTGAGGTGCTGATATGGCTTGGTGAGTTCACACTTGAATAG
- the LOC105047856 gene encoding caffeoylshikimate esterase has protein sequence MGSEATPRFFWGDTPGEEEYYKSQGVRNAQSYFATAHGRLFTQSFHPIDRATGELLPVKALVFMTHGYGSDSGWLFQKIAIAYATWGYKVYCADLLGHGRSDGIRCYLGDMEAVAAASLSFFLSVRREHPSLPAFLFGESMGGAATLLMYLRTPDPGVWTGLIFSAPLFVIPDDMKPSRVRLFLYGLLFGLADTWQAMPDNKMVGKAIKDRERLRIIASNPRRYTGRPRVGTMRELARICDYFQANFDKVTAPFLTVHGTEDGVTSPAGSQMLYDKASSEDKTLILYEGMYHSLIQGEPEENSQRVLTDMRAWIDDRLRRYGGPNPNGNGVACNNNNNHK, from the coding sequence ATGGGGTCGGAGGCGACGCCGCGCTTCTTTTGGGGCGACACCCCGGGCGAGGAGGAGTACTACAAGTCGCAGGGTGTGCGCAACGCCCAGTCCTACTTCGCCACGGCGCATGGCCGCCTCTTCACCCAGTCCTTCCACCCTATCGACCGCGCCACCGGCGAGCTCCTCCCCGTGAAGGCGCTCGTCTTCATGACCCACGGCTACGGCTCCGACTCCGGCTGGCTCTTCCAGAAGATCGCCATCGCCTACGCCACCTGGGGCTACAAAGTCTACTGCGCCGATCTCCTCGGTCACGGCCGCTCCGATGGCATCCGCTGCTACCTCGGCGACATGGAGGCCGTCGCGGCCGcctccctctccttcttcctctccgtCCGCCGCGAGCATCCCTCCCTGCCGGCCTTCCTCTTCGGCGAGTCCATGGGCGGCGCGGCCACGCTTCTCATGTACCTCCGTACCCCGGATCCGGGCGTCTGGACGGGGCTCATCTTCTCCGCGCCGCTCTTCGTCATCCCGGACGACATGAAGCCCTCCCGCGTCCGCCTCTTCCTCTACGGCCTCCTCTTCGGCCTGGCGGACACGTGGCAGGCGATGCCGGACAACAAGATGGTGGGGAAGGCCATCAAGGACCGGGAGCGTCTCCGGATCATCGCCTCCAACCCCCGGCGCTACACGGGGCGGCCTCGCGTGGGAACCATGCGCGAGCTCGCCCGCATCTGCGACTACTTCCAGGCCAACTTCGACAAGGTCACGGCCCCCTTCCTCACCGTCCACGGCACCGAAGACGGCGTCACCTCGCCGGCGGGGTCCCAGATGCTCTACGACAAGGCATCCAGCGAGGACAAGACTCTCATCCTGTACGAGGGGATGTACCACTCCCTCATCCAGGGGGAGCCCGAGGAGAACAGCCAGCGCGTCCTCACCGACATGCGGGCCTGGATCGACGACCGTCTCCGCCGCTACGGCGGTCCCAACCCCAACGGCAACGGCGTCGCCTGCAACAACAATAATAATCATAAGTAA
- the LOC105047855 gene encoding uncharacterized protein isoform X2: MAAVPCGHLCRPIHAIHPNFPRPAAGKPARALPNAQHRPSRERKPALGAGRISKWALRSSSSSVEQSPPAPAGPGVVDAEGLVKFLYEDLPHLFDEQGIDRSMYDDRVRFRDPITKHDTIDGYLFNIGLLKVLFRPDFQLHHVRQTGPYEITTRWTMVMRFALLPWKPELVFTGISIMAVNPQTQKFCSHVDVWDSIEKNEYFSLEGLWDVLQQLRIYKTPDLETPKYQILKRTATYELRKYEPFVVAETKGDKLSGSSGFKDVAGYIFGKNSSMEKIPMTTPVFTQAHDDKLSEVSIQIVLPMNKDFSNLPVPSVEAVSLRKVDGGIMAATKFSGKPTEELVRKKEKELQSALLKDGLEPQQGCLLARYNDPQQTWSCIMRSEVLIWLGEFTLE; this comes from the exons ATGGCCGCTGTACCCTGCGGCCATCTCTGCCGGCCAATCCATGCCATCCATCCAAATTTCCCGCGACCCGCGGCCGGCAAGCCTGCCCGTGCCCTCCCGAACGCCCAACATAGACCTTCCAGGGAACGAAAGCCGGCGCTCGGCGCCGGCCGCATTTCCAAGTGGGCCTTGAGAAGCAGTAGCAGCTCGGTGGAGCAGAGCCCGCCGGCGCCGGCGGGACCGGGTGTAGTCGACGCCGAGGGGCTGGTTAAGTTCTTGTATGAGGACCTGCCCCACCTGTTCGACGAGCAGGGGATCGACCGGTCGATGTACGACGATCGAGTCCGGTTCCGGGATCCCATCACCAAGCACGACACCATCGACGGCTATCTCTTCAACATTGGCCTCCTCAAGGTCCTCTTCAGGCCCGACTTCCAGCTCCATCACGTCAGGCAG ACAGGACCTTATGAGATCACAACAAGATGGACTATGGTAATGAGATTCGCTCTTCTACCATGGAAACCAGAGTTGGTCTTCACAGGAATCTCAATCATGGCTGTCAACCCCCAGACTCAGAAGTTCTGCAGCCATGTG GATGTTTGGGATTCCATAGAGAAGAATGAATATTTTTCATTGGAAGGTCTATGGGATGTTTTACAGCAG CTGCGGATCTACAAGACTCCAGACTTGGAAACACCAAAGTACCAGATATTGAAAAGAACTGCTACTTATGAG TTGAGAAAGTATGAGCCTTTTGTGGTGGCTGAGACAAAAGGAGACAAGCTCTCAGGTTCATCTGGATTTAAGGATGTTGCTGG GTATATATTTGGCAAGAATTCCTCGATGGAGAAGATCCCCATGACTACCCCTGTCTTTACTCAGGCTCATGATGACAAATTATCAGAAGTGTCCATCCAGATTGTCTTACCAATGAACAAAGACTTTAGCAA TTTACCAGTCCCTAGTGTGGAAGCAGTCAGCTTGAGAAAGGTGGATGGAGGCATAATGGCAGCAACAAAATTTAGTGGAAAACCCACCGAGGAACTTGTCCGCAAAAAGGAGAAAGAACTGCAGTCTGCGCTACTCAAAGATGGTCTTGAGCCTCAACAAGGTTGCTTGCTTGCGCGTTATAATGATCCTCAGCAAACATGGAGCTGTATAATG AGGAGTGAGGTGCTGATATGGCTTGGTGAGTTCACACTTGAATAG